Proteins encoded together in one Kutzneria kofuensis window:
- a CDS encoding glycosyltransferase, translated as MIRWAGLVLLALNVALIAVLVVHALRRRFDDSDRGVGNVVRLPKPHPPSLRRVAAFVVICLGGSVVLNSARSPDLSTSYRWAIGRAVTSVVPLPGVVADYVSHLRPVIPISFLAFTVALALCVRASPLRRLLILLHAPLAIFASLTADTALGVIGLEFRLPLGPFPLVSILMHYAVAYVMAMRLALTTYLLPRPTQVPIRRTGDTFDTVLTIVSLAAVSVFVAAGAAYVVSLIGDDPVAYTFLLLAIPVYLKFGLYIMLSVLRVVGRRRLPMPGPNPPPIDVIGPAFNEETNIVRWVQSVDRAAAAYGGPVHLILCDDGSTDDTRRLAEEAMARATALQGTVIAGSHTGKATALNLALTRCTADYVVRHDTDCELHPNVFRYSVPWFQADPRIGLVGAFMLPKFPFRTWVDRMRSLELAAGFGLPRLAYAVVDMQPCVPGNYTAVRRTAALEVGGWPEGMLGEDIDFTCSLARIGYRAVYDRRVWAYEDVPESLAQLRLQRRRWSQGSIYNFARFVPFAAGSAGPRFWFAEFFKGARRLVQPMQFAAYLFALQAAVLQPDNRQNLFHLLAFFVLAKLPMLLVTICALFYRRLWKSLLWWPLFLGFVIVKRLANVEALLLLRTRPVRPVWRPARRVAPNPDITWPVLAPRYLTNGDA; from the coding sequence ATGATCCGCTGGGCCGGGCTCGTCCTGCTGGCGCTGAACGTCGCCTTGATCGCGGTGCTGGTCGTGCACGCCTTGCGGCGGCGGTTCGACGACTCCGACCGTGGCGTCGGCAATGTGGTGCGGTTGCCCAAGCCGCATCCGCCGTCACTGCGGCGGGTCGCCGCGTTCGTGGTGATCTGCCTCGGCGGCAGCGTCGTGCTCAACAGCGCGCGCTCCCCCGATCTGTCCACTTCGTACCGGTGGGCGATCGGCCGCGCGGTCACGTCGGTCGTGCCACTGCCGGGCGTGGTGGCCGACTACGTGTCCCACCTGCGGCCCGTGATCCCGATCAGCTTCCTCGCGTTCACGGTCGCGCTCGCGCTCTGCGTGCGGGCGAGTCCGTTGCGGCGCCTGCTGATCTTGCTGCACGCGCCGCTGGCGATCTTCGCGTCGCTCACCGCGGACACCGCGCTGGGCGTGATCGGCCTCGAGTTCCGCCTGCCACTGGGGCCTTTCCCGCTGGTCAGCATCCTGATGCACTACGCCGTCGCGTACGTGATGGCGATGCGGCTGGCGCTGACGACCTACCTGCTGCCGCGGCCGACGCAGGTGCCGATCCGACGCACCGGCGACACCTTCGACACCGTGCTGACCATCGTGTCGCTGGCGGCGGTGTCGGTGTTCGTCGCCGCCGGCGCGGCCTACGTGGTCAGCCTGATCGGCGACGACCCGGTGGCGTACACGTTCCTGCTGCTGGCGATTCCCGTCTACCTCAAGTTCGGTCTCTACATCATGTTGTCGGTCCTGCGGGTGGTCGGCCGGCGCCGGCTGCCGATGCCGGGGCCGAACCCGCCGCCGATCGACGTGATCGGGCCGGCGTTCAACGAGGAGACCAACATCGTGCGCTGGGTGCAGAGCGTCGACCGGGCCGCGGCGGCCTACGGCGGCCCGGTGCACCTGATCCTGTGCGACGACGGCTCCACCGACGACACCCGACGACTGGCCGAGGAGGCGATGGCGCGTGCGACCGCCTTACAGGGCACGGTGATCGCCGGTTCCCACACCGGCAAGGCGACCGCCCTCAACCTGGCGCTCACCCGCTGCACCGCGGACTACGTGGTGCGCCACGACACCGACTGCGAGCTGCACCCGAACGTCTTCCGCTACAGCGTCCCCTGGTTCCAGGCGGATCCGCGGATCGGGCTGGTGGGTGCGTTCATGCTGCCGAAGTTCCCGTTCCGCACGTGGGTCGACCGGATGCGCTCGCTGGAGCTGGCGGCCGGCTTCGGCCTGCCGCGACTGGCGTACGCGGTGGTCGACATGCAGCCGTGCGTGCCGGGCAACTACACGGCGGTGCGGCGCACGGCGGCGCTGGAGGTCGGTGGCTGGCCGGAGGGCATGCTCGGCGAGGACATCGACTTCACCTGCAGCCTGGCCCGGATCGGCTACCGGGCCGTCTACGACCGACGCGTCTGGGCGTACGAGGACGTGCCGGAATCCCTGGCCCAGCTGCGGTTGCAGCGGCGGCGGTGGAGCCAGGGGTCCATCTACAACTTCGCCCGGTTCGTGCCGTTCGCCGCGGGCTCCGCCGGCCCCCGGTTCTGGTTCGCCGAGTTCTTCAAGGGAGCGCGGCGGCTGGTGCAGCCGATGCAGTTCGCCGCCTACCTGTTCGCCTTGCAGGCCGCGGTGTTGCAACCCGACAACCGGCAGAACCTGTTCCATCTGCTCGCGTTTTTCGTGCTGGCCAAGCTGCCGATGCTGCTGGTGACGATCTGCGCGCTGTTCTACCGGCGGCTGTGGAAGTCCCTGCTGTGGTGGCCGCTGTTCCTCGGCTTCGTCATCGTGAAGCGGCTGGCCAACGTGGAAGCCTTGCTGCTGCTGCGAACCCGCCCGGTCCGACCCGTGTGGCGCCCTGCCCGCCGGGTCGCGCCGAATCCGGACATCACCTGGCCGGTGCTCGCACCGCGCTACCTGACGAATGGAGACGCGTGA
- a CDS encoding HlyD family secretion protein — MARGQVRVRGMNAAADLTPSPDGHHPTKGKEFPHSSVRQLLVAVAILSGGSVLAYFTYADVSARTSFVGAVQPEQTLNLDFTQTGRIQDVMVRAGEHVKKGQPLATQDQAVAKATLADAKAVLSAAQAKLTALQSPALAESTKQNLDLQVAKANSQLAGAQKAAADAVATADAEVAQAQQAVTDAQSTYDADNRQLSTLCANGSDTDKTFCANLQAQVRKDASAIATANANLVHTKASTAQLRDTAANAVTSAQSTLALTRNQRAAAGEPASAADVSSAQSAVASAQSDVDQAQHALDQLTLTSPIDGVIANVGGVPGELDGTTGVHGFAGPQSMQPAQAPAFSLFPPAAGADSTANPGTANQHPLITLVSSESDAVAQVAEAAMPGLKQGTPARVTVNALRRTVDGTVDQVIPMPIDQSGSVEYAVRLTVAHWPEGTTPGMSLSVVFP; from the coding sequence ATGGCACGCGGCCAGGTCCGGGTCCGCGGCATGAACGCGGCAGCCGATCTCACCCCCTCCCCCGACGGGCATCACCCGACCAAGGGCAAGGAGTTCCCGCACTCGTCGGTACGTCAACTTCTGGTCGCGGTGGCGATCCTGTCCGGGGGCTCGGTCCTGGCCTACTTCACCTACGCGGACGTGTCGGCCCGAACCAGCTTCGTCGGCGCCGTGCAGCCCGAGCAGACGCTGAACCTGGACTTCACCCAGACCGGGCGGATTCAGGACGTGATGGTGCGGGCCGGCGAACACGTCAAGAAGGGGCAGCCGCTGGCCACGCAGGACCAGGCCGTGGCCAAGGCGACCCTCGCCGACGCGAAGGCGGTGCTGTCGGCGGCGCAGGCCAAGCTCACGGCGTTGCAGTCGCCGGCGTTGGCCGAGTCCACGAAGCAGAACCTCGATCTTCAGGTGGCCAAGGCGAACTCGCAGTTGGCGGGTGCGCAGAAAGCCGCCGCCGACGCAGTCGCCACGGCAGACGCCGAAGTCGCCCAGGCGCAGCAAGCCGTCACGGACGCGCAGTCGACGTACGACGCCGACAACAGGCAGCTGTCCACCTTGTGCGCCAACGGCTCCGACACCGACAAGACGTTCTGCGCGAACCTGCAGGCGCAGGTCCGCAAGGACGCCTCGGCCATCGCCACCGCCAACGCGAACCTCGTCCACACCAAGGCATCCACGGCCCAGCTGCGGGACACCGCCGCGAACGCCGTCACCTCGGCGCAGTCCACGTTGGCGCTGACCCGGAACCAACGCGCGGCCGCCGGCGAGCCGGCGTCGGCCGCGGACGTCTCGTCCGCGCAGTCCGCGGTGGCGTCCGCGCAGTCCGACGTCGACCAGGCGCAGCACGCCCTCGATCAGCTCACGCTGACCTCTCCCATCGACGGTGTGATCGCCAATGTCGGCGGCGTGCCCGGCGAACTCGACGGCACCACCGGCGTGCACGGGTTCGCCGGGCCACAGTCCATGCAGCCCGCACAGGCGCCGGCGTTCAGCCTGTTCCCGCCGGCCGCCGGCGCCGACTCGACGGCGAATCCCGGCACCGCCAACCAACATCCGCTGATCACGCTCGTCAGCTCGGAGAGCGACGCGGTCGCGCAGGTGGCCGAGGCGGCGATGCCCGGGCTCAAGCAGGGAACTCCGGCCCGTGTCACCGTGAACGCCTTGCGGCGGACCGTGGACGGCACTGTTGACCAGGTCATCCCGATGCCGATCGACCAGTCCGGCTCGGTGGAGTACGCGGTCCGGCTGACCGTGGCGCACTGGCCCGAAGGGACCACTCCCGGCATGAGCCTCAGCGTGGTCTTCCCATGA
- a CDS encoding NAD-dependent epimerase/dehydratase family protein, whose translation MRVLVLGGDGFCGWPTALHLSDHGHDVTILDNLSRRAIDLELEVESLTPVRALGERLRVWRQVSGRDIGFVRLDLATEYDRLVSVLTRLRPDAVVHFAEQRAAPYSMRSTGSKRYTVDNNVRATHNLLTALVATGGETALVHLGTMGVYGYGWSGSAPIPEGYLTVKVPTPDGDLEREILHPANPGSVYHLTKTLDQLMFAFYAHNDGLRITDLHQGIVWGTQTPQTARDERLVNRFDYDGDFGTVLNRFLMQAAIGHPLTVHGTGGQTRAFIHIRDTVRCIEIALSNPPEPGAKPTVFNQITETHRVRDLAELVSAMTGVEVANLPNPRQEAVENDLVVRNDRFLALGLKPTTLSEGLLEECTDIAARYCDRVDPSKIVCRSVWREGMAVAEDLLTDLPVRQPVTVD comes from the coding sequence ATGCGTGTACTTGTTCTGGGCGGAGACGGATTCTGCGGCTGGCCCACTGCGCTGCACCTGTCCGACCACGGCCACGACGTGACCATTCTCGACAACCTCAGCAGACGAGCCATCGACCTGGAACTGGAGGTCGAGTCGCTGACCCCGGTCCGGGCGCTCGGCGAGCGGTTGCGGGTCTGGCGGCAGGTTTCCGGACGGGACATCGGGTTCGTCCGTCTGGACCTCGCCACCGAGTACGACCGGTTGGTGTCGGTGTTGACCAGGCTTCGGCCCGATGCCGTGGTGCACTTCGCCGAACAACGGGCGGCGCCGTACTCGATGCGGTCCACCGGCTCGAAGCGTTACACCGTGGACAACAACGTGCGGGCGACTCACAACCTGCTGACCGCGCTGGTCGCGACCGGCGGCGAGACCGCGCTGGTGCACCTGGGCACGATGGGCGTGTACGGCTACGGCTGGTCCGGCTCGGCTCCCATCCCCGAGGGCTACCTCACCGTCAAGGTGCCCACCCCCGACGGCGACCTGGAGCGCGAGATCCTGCACCCGGCCAACCCCGGCTCCGTCTACCACCTGACGAAGACGTTGGACCAGCTCATGTTCGCGTTCTACGCGCACAACGACGGGCTGCGGATCACCGACCTGCACCAGGGCATCGTGTGGGGCACGCAGACCCCGCAGACCGCCCGCGACGAGCGGCTGGTCAACCGCTTCGACTACGACGGCGACTTCGGCACCGTGCTGAACCGGTTCCTGATGCAGGCCGCCATCGGCCACCCGCTGACCGTGCACGGCACCGGCGGGCAGACGCGGGCGTTCATCCACATCCGGGACACCGTGCGCTGCATAGAGATAGCGCTTTCCAACCCGCCGGAGCCCGGCGCCAAGCCCACCGTGTTCAACCAGATCACCGAGACGCACCGGGTGCGCGACCTGGCCGAACTGGTCAGCGCGATGACCGGTGTCGAGGTGGCGAACCTGCCCAATCCACGGCAGGAGGCGGTGGAGAACGACCTGGTGGTGCGCAACGACCGGTTCCTCGCGCTCGGCCTGAAGCCGACCACCCTGTCCGAGGGGCTGCTCGAGGAGTGCACGGACATCGCGGCCCGCTACTGCGACCGCGTCGACCCGTCGAAGATCGTCTGCCGGTCGGTGTGGCGCGAGGGCATGGCCGTCGCCGAGGACCTGCTGACGGACCTGCCGGTGCGGCAGCCGGTGACGGTCGACTGA
- a CDS encoding phosphoadenylyl-sulfate reductase, producing the protein MDARPRAELRRIADRAAAELRDATAEEILRWAGGTFGDRLAVASSMADTVLVDLAARHAPGVHVLFLDTGYHFPETIGTRDAVAATYPITLVTVSPEQTVAEQDLWYGPGLYARDPDKCCALRKIAPLDAALEHYDAWLTGVRRDESPTRADTPVIGWDDRRGKVKVSPLAGWTADDVAEYAVRQGVLLNPLLADGYLSVGCRPCTTRVDPGADPRSGRWTGRAKTECGLHL; encoded by the coding sequence ATGGACGCTCGCCCGCGCGCCGAACTCCGGCGCATCGCCGACCGGGCCGCCGCCGAACTGCGTGACGCCACCGCCGAGGAGATCCTGAGGTGGGCCGGAGGCACGTTCGGCGACCGGCTCGCGGTGGCCTCCTCGATGGCCGACACCGTGCTCGTCGACCTGGCCGCCCGCCACGCGCCCGGCGTGCACGTGTTGTTCCTGGACACCGGCTACCACTTTCCCGAGACCATCGGCACCCGGGACGCGGTGGCCGCGACATACCCGATCACGCTGGTCACGGTCTCCCCCGAGCAGACCGTGGCGGAGCAGGACCTCTGGTACGGGCCGGGGCTGTACGCCCGCGACCCCGACAAGTGCTGTGCCCTGCGCAAGATCGCGCCGCTCGACGCGGCGCTGGAGCACTACGACGCCTGGCTCACCGGCGTGCGCCGGGACGAGTCGCCGACCAGGGCGGACACGCCCGTCATCGGCTGGGACGACCGGCGCGGCAAGGTGAAGGTCAGCCCGCTCGCCGGGTGGACCGCGGACGACGTGGCGGAATACGCCGTACGGCAGGGAGTTCTGCTGAATCCGCTGCTCGCCGACGGCTACCTGTCCGTCGGCTGCCGCCCGTGCACCACCCGGGTCGACCCCGGCGCGGACCCGCGCAGCGGTCGCTGGACCGGCCGCGCGAAGACCGAGTGCGGCCTGCACCTCTGA
- the cysD gene encoding sulfate adenylyltransferase subunit CysD, whose translation MRATTRARHILSHLDALEAESVHILREVAAEFERPVLLFSGGKDSTVMLHLARKAFLPAPIPFQLLHVDTGHNFPETLEFRDRAVARFGVRLLVADVQSYIDAGELRERPDGTRNPLQTLPLLRAIEANRFDAVLGGGRRDEEKARAKERVFSLRDEFGQWDPRRQRPELWRLYNGRHRPGEHMRVFPLSNWTELDVWGYVRAEGIELPAIYFTHRRTVFLRDGMWLAPGSWGEPQAGEPVQERMVRYRTVGDMSCTGAVDSPASSVDEVIAEIAASRVTERGSSRADDRMSEAAMEDRKREGYF comes from the coding sequence GTGAGGGCGACGACCCGAGCACGGCACATCCTCTCGCACCTCGACGCCCTGGAGGCCGAGTCGGTGCACATCCTCCGCGAGGTGGCGGCGGAGTTCGAACGACCGGTGCTGCTGTTCTCCGGCGGCAAGGACTCGACGGTCATGCTGCATCTGGCGCGCAAGGCATTCCTGCCGGCGCCGATTCCGTTCCAGTTGTTACATGTGGACACCGGGCACAATTTCCCGGAGACGCTGGAATTCCGGGACCGTGCCGTCGCCCGCTTCGGCGTTCGGCTGTTGGTGGCGGACGTCCAGTCCTATATCGACGCCGGCGAACTGCGGGAACGGCCCGACGGCACGCGCAACCCGCTGCAGACCCTGCCGCTGCTGCGGGCCATCGAGGCCAACCGGTTCGACGCCGTGCTCGGCGGCGGCCGCCGCGACGAGGAGAAGGCCCGCGCCAAGGAAAGGGTTTTCTCGCTGCGTGACGAGTTCGGGCAGTGGGATCCGCGCCGGCAGCGACCCGAGCTCTGGCGGCTCTACAACGGGCGGCACCGGCCGGGCGAACACATGCGCGTCTTCCCCCTCTCCAACTGGACCGAGCTGGACGTCTGGGGCTACGTCCGGGCCGAGGGCATCGAGCTGCCCGCCATCTACTTCACCCACCGGCGAACGGTCTTCCTGCGCGACGGCATGTGGCTCGCGCCGGGGTCGTGGGGCGAGCCCCAGGCCGGGGAGCCGGTGCAGGAGCGGATGGTGCGCTACCGCACCGTCGGCGACATGTCCTGCACCGGCGCCGTCGACTCGCCGGCGTCCTCGGTGGACGAGGTGATCGCCGAGATCGCCGCGTCCCGCGTCACGGAACGGGGTTCCAGCCGCGCGGACGACCGGATGTCCGAGGCCGCCATGGAGGACCGCAAGCGGGAGGGCTACTTCTGA
- a CDS encoding sulfate adenylyltransferase subunit 1, whose amino-acid sequence MTTTEIAVGDLLRLATAGSVDDGKSTLVGRLLHDTSAVMPDQLEAVRRASRDRGLADADLALLTDGLRAEREQGITIDVAYRYFATARRRFILADTPGHVQYTRNMVTGASTAELAVVLVDARHGFVEQTGRHTVVSALLRVPHVALAVNKMDLVGYAEDRFAEIAGEFTEYARKLGVPDVVAIPMSALRGDNVVEPSPHMTWYAGPTLLEHLETVPTGGEPEATRLPVQYVLRATDFRGYAGQLSSGMLRVGDPVAVSPAGHRTRITGIEVGGTPVDEAFAPQSVVVRLADAVDVARGDLITPVSTVPSPAERLLVVGCQLASRPLRVGDRVLVRHTTRTVRAVVEAIDERLDVHSLSTDNAADTLYTNEIALVSMRTAEPVAVDPYEYNRHCGAVLLIDEASGDTLTAGMVGVPPWWP is encoded by the coding sequence ATGACCACGACCGAGATCGCCGTCGGCGACCTGCTCCGGCTGGCGACGGCGGGCAGCGTCGACGACGGCAAGTCCACGCTGGTCGGGCGGCTGTTGCACGACACGAGCGCGGTCATGCCGGACCAGCTGGAGGCGGTCCGCCGGGCGTCCCGCGACCGCGGCCTGGCCGACGCCGACCTGGCGCTGCTCACCGACGGTCTGCGGGCCGAGCGGGAACAGGGCATCACGATCGACGTGGCGTACCGGTACTTCGCCACGGCCCGGCGGCGGTTCATCCTCGCCGACACACCGGGCCACGTGCAGTACACGAGGAACATGGTCACGGGGGCGTCGACCGCCGAGCTGGCGGTGGTCCTGGTGGACGCGCGGCACGGCTTCGTCGAGCAGACCGGTCGGCACACCGTGGTCTCAGCGCTGCTGCGCGTCCCGCACGTGGCGCTGGCGGTGAACAAGATGGACCTGGTCGGCTACGCCGAGGACCGGTTCGCCGAGATCGCCGGGGAATTCACCGAGTACGCACGGAAACTCGGCGTGCCGGACGTGGTGGCGATCCCCATGTCCGCGCTGCGCGGGGACAACGTCGTCGAGCCCAGCCCGCACATGACCTGGTACGCCGGGCCGACGCTGCTGGAACACCTGGAGACCGTGCCGACCGGTGGCGAGCCCGAGGCGACCCGGCTGCCCGTGCAGTACGTGCTCCGGGCGACCGACTTCCGTGGCTACGCCGGGCAGTTGTCCTCGGGCATGCTCCGCGTGGGTGACCCGGTGGCGGTGTCGCCGGCCGGGCACCGCACCCGTATCACCGGCATCGAGGTGGGCGGCACGCCGGTGGACGAGGCGTTCGCGCCGCAGTCGGTGGTGGTGCGGCTCGCCGACGCGGTGGACGTGGCCCGCGGCGACCTGATCACGCCGGTGTCGACCGTGCCGAGCCCGGCCGAGCGGCTGCTGGTCGTCGGCTGCCAACTGGCGTCGCGGCCGCTGCGCGTGGGCGACCGGGTGTTGGTGCGGCATACCACAAGGACCGTGCGGGCGGTGGTGGAGGCGATCGACGAGCGGTTGGACGTGCATTCGCTGAGCACCGACAACGCGGCGGACACGTTGTACACCAACGAGATCGCGCTGGTGTCGATGCGCACGGCCGAACCGGTCGCCGTCGATCCGTACGAGTACAACCGGCACTGTGGGGCCGTCCTGCTCATCGACGAGGCCAGTGGCGACACGCTGACGGCCGGAATGGTGGGCGTCCCACCGTGGTGGCCGTGA
- a CDS encoding ABC transporter substrate-binding protein: MRRLLPVAAAALLLAGCTAAATENELRLGYLGNLTHATAIVGVAGGFFAKALGDIQLTTQVFNAGPAEMTALLGGQLDAAYVGPSSALNGYVRSHGQALKIVAGATMGGAELVVRPSITAAGQLKGKTLATPQLGNTQDVALRYWLSQHGMRTTTDGGDVAIRPQDNATTLDQFRAGKIDGAWLPEPWASRLVVAAQAKVLVDERDLWPDGRFASTDLVVSTTFLRDHPQAVRRLIDGELAANDWVSANAGEATRTVNTELRRISGAALTDAEVTRAWDEQQVTGDPLASTVGVQADHAVTVGLMSATDLRGIVDIGPLNDALAAKGRPKVDDAGLGDKR, encoded by the coding sequence GTGAGACGGCTGTTGCCGGTCGCCGCCGCGGCACTGCTGCTGGCCGGCTGCACGGCGGCGGCCACCGAGAACGAGCTGAGACTGGGATACCTGGGCAATCTCACGCATGCGACGGCGATCGTCGGCGTGGCCGGCGGTTTCTTCGCCAAGGCACTGGGGGACATCCAACTCACCACGCAGGTGTTCAACGCCGGCCCGGCGGAGATGACCGCGCTGCTCGGCGGCCAGCTCGACGCCGCCTACGTCGGCCCGTCCTCCGCCTTGAACGGTTACGTCCGCAGCCACGGCCAGGCGCTGAAGATCGTCGCCGGCGCGACCATGGGCGGCGCGGAGCTCGTCGTCCGGCCCTCGATCACCGCGGCGGGGCAGCTCAAGGGGAAAACGCTTGCCACGCCCCAACTCGGCAACACCCAGGACGTGGCGCTGCGGTACTGGCTCAGCCAGCACGGCATGAGGACCACCACCGACGGCGGCGACGTGGCGATTCGCCCGCAGGACAACGCGACCACACTGGACCAGTTCCGCGCCGGCAAGATCGACGGCGCCTGGCTGCCGGAGCCGTGGGCATCCCGGCTCGTCGTGGCGGCGCAGGCGAAGGTGCTGGTGGACGAGCGTGACCTCTGGCCCGACGGCCGCTTCGCCAGCACGGATCTGGTGGTGTCGACGACGTTTCTCCGTGACCACCCGCAGGCCGTGCGGCGGCTGATCGACGGAGAACTGGCTGCCAACGACTGGGTCTCCGCCAATGCCGGCGAGGCCACCAGGACCGTCAACACCGAACTGCGACGGATCAGCGGCGCCGCGCTGACCGACGCCGAGGTCACGCGGGCCTGGGACGAGCAGCAGGTCACCGGCGATCCGCTGGCGTCGACCGTCGGCGTGCAGGCCGACCACGCCGTGACGGTCGGCCTGATGTCGGCCACCGACCTGCGGGGCATCGTGGACATCGGCCCGCTGAACGACGCGCTGGCGGCGAAGGGACGGCCGAAGGTGGACGACGCCGGCTTGGGGGACAAGCGATGA
- a CDS encoding ABC transporter ATP-binding protein, with translation MTLITARSTRQAVALDGVGKAFDSGPPVLEDISLTVRSGEFVCLLGASGCGKSTLLNLIAGLDTPTAGSVELAGGHAALMFQESALFPWLTATHNVELALRLRGVPRKERQVEAHRLLSLVRLEHACDMRAHELSGGMRQRVALARALAQGSEVLLMDEPFAALDAITRDVLHEELIRLWQHAGFSTVFVTHNVREAVRLAERVVLLTSLPGRIAREWTVDIPHPRRIEDGAVARLSLEITEHLREEIRRHGQT, from the coding sequence ATGACTCTGATCACCGCTCGATCGACGCGGCAGGCGGTCGCGCTCGACGGCGTGGGCAAGGCGTTCGACAGCGGGCCGCCGGTGCTGGAGGACATCTCGCTGACGGTGCGGTCCGGTGAATTCGTCTGCCTGCTGGGCGCTTCCGGCTGCGGCAAGTCCACGCTGCTCAACCTGATCGCCGGCCTGGACACCCCCACCGCGGGCAGCGTGGAGCTGGCCGGCGGGCATGCGGCGCTGATGTTCCAGGAGTCGGCGCTGTTCCCATGGCTGACGGCGACCCACAACGTGGAGTTGGCATTGCGGCTGCGGGGCGTGCCGCGCAAGGAGAGACAGGTGGAGGCGCACCGGCTGTTGTCGTTGGTACGCCTGGAACACGCCTGTGACATGCGGGCGCACGAGCTGTCCGGCGGGATGCGGCAACGGGTCGCGCTGGCCCGGGCCCTGGCCCAGGGCAGCGAGGTGCTGCTGATGGACGAGCCGTTCGCGGCGCTGGACGCGATCACCCGGGACGTGTTGCACGAGGAGCTGATCCGGCTGTGGCAGCACGCCGGGTTCAGCACGGTCTTCGTCACGCACAACGTGCGCGAGGCGGTCCGGCTGGCGGAGCGGGTCGTGCTGCTCACGTCGCTGCCGGGACGGATCGCGCGGGAGTGGACGGTGGACATCCCGCACCCGCGGCGCATCGAGGACGGGGCCGTGGCGCGGCTGTCCCTGGAGATCACCGAACACCTCCGGGAGGAGATCCGCAGACATGGCCAGACCTGA
- a CDS encoding ABC transporter permease — MARPEHNGLARLEAGLDSLAGARAAPRRRLRQQVLPPVVAIAVVLLGWQGLYLAGVQPDWVLPGPGEVWRSLVTAAGRGEVWSSIGNSLSRGAIGFLVSVAIGTPLGVVVGRSQPVRTAVGPILSGLQNLPSVAWVPPAVIFFGVTPATIYTVILLGAVPSIANGLVSGLDQVPPLYLKVGRNLGAKGFSSVVHVLLPAALPGYVAGLKQGWAFAWRSLMAAEIIATSASLGHGLGQLLKQAQDTNDMALAFGTIALVLVVGIGVNQLVFAPVERHVLRSHGLASGPRR; from the coding sequence ATGGCCAGACCTGAGCACAACGGACTGGCCCGGCTGGAGGCGGGCCTCGACTCGCTGGCCGGCGCCCGCGCCGCGCCACGGCGCCGACTGCGCCAGCAAGTGCTGCCGCCGGTGGTCGCCATAGCCGTGGTGCTGCTCGGCTGGCAGGGCCTCTACCTGGCCGGCGTGCAACCGGACTGGGTGCTGCCGGGGCCGGGCGAGGTGTGGCGGTCGCTGGTCACCGCGGCCGGCCGGGGCGAGGTCTGGTCCAGCATCGGGAACAGCCTTTCCCGTGGTGCGATCGGGTTTCTCGTGTCGGTGGCGATCGGCACGCCGCTGGGGGTCGTGGTCGGCCGCAGCCAGCCGGTGCGCACCGCCGTCGGCCCGATCCTGTCCGGGCTGCAGAACCTGCCCTCGGTGGCGTGGGTGCCGCCGGCGGTCATCTTCTTCGGTGTCACGCCGGCGACCATCTACACGGTGATCCTGCTCGGCGCCGTGCCGTCCATCGCCAACGGCCTGGTGTCCGGGCTGGACCAGGTGCCGCCGCTGTACCTCAAGGTGGGCCGGAACCTGGGTGCGAAAGGCTTTTCTTCGGTGGTGCACGTGTTGCTGCCGGCGGCGCTGCCCGGGTACGTCGCCGGCCTCAAGCAGGGCTGGGCGTTCGCCTGGCGGTCGCTGATGGCCGCCGAGATCATCGCGACCTCGGCCTCGCTCGGGCACGGCCTCGGCCAGCTGCTGAAACAGGCCCAGGACACCAATGACATGGCGCTGGCCTTCGGCACCATCGCGCTGGTGCTGGTCGTCGGCATCGGCGTGAACCAGCTGGTGTTCGCGCCGGTCGAGCGCCATGTGCTGCGGTCACACGGTTTGGCGTCGGGACCTCGGCGCTGA